CCCGGCCGGTGCGGCCCGGCCGGTGCCCGGCGCGGTCGAGGCCACCTCGTTCCTGCTGAGCCCGCCGCAGTGGCTGCAGGAGGCGGGCGCCGCGGCGATCGCCGCGGAGGCGGAGCGGCTCGGCACCGCCGCACCCGCGCCGCCCGGCCCGGCCGCGCCCGCGCCCGCCTCCGCGCCCGCGCCCGCGCTGCAGACCATGCCGCCGTCCTCCGGCCGTCCGGCCGGCGACGCACCGACCGTGCTCGCGGCGCCCCCGGCCAGGGCGCCTTCGCGCCGCCGCCCGGCGCCGAGGGCCTCACCGTGCCGATGCCGCTCCAGGGCGTCGGCCCGGTGCCCGCCCCGGTGCCCGAGGGCGCGACCGTGCCGCTGCCGGAGGGCTTCCCCGGCGGCCCGGCCGTGCCGCCCGGCCCCGGTACCCCGCCCGCGGGCGTGCCGTTCCCCGGTACTCCGGCCGGCGGCACCCCCGTGCCGCCGCCCGCCGTCGAGCACGCGCCCACCGTGCTGGCCGGCCCCGGCTCGCTGCCGCCGATGCCCCCCGGGCCGTCGGCCGCGCCGGGCGGCCCCGGCATCGAGTACGCGCCGACCATGCTGGCCACCGACGGCCCGCCCGGGCTGATGGGCCTGCCGGGTGCCCCCGGCAACCCCGCGGAGGCGGGCGGCCTGGGCCGCTCCGGCCCGACGGCCCCGCCGCCGCCCCCGCCGGCCGACCTGCACGGCGCGGCCCCCGGCGCCGGCGCGTCCGGGCAGCTCGGCCGCTCCGGCCCGAGCGCCCCGCCACCGCCGCCGCCCGCCGACCTGCGCGGTGCGGCCGGAGGCCCGGCCTCCGGTGCGGTCGGCCGCGGCGGCCCCGGCGCCCCGCCGCCGCCCGCACCGTCCGGCCTGCTCGGCGGCGCGGCCCCGGCACCGGCCCCGGCCGCTGCACCGGCCGGCCCGTCCGCTGAGGCGGCCGGCGTCGCGTACGCGGCCACCCAGCTGGCGCACGCCGTCGAACTGCCCGGCGGCCCCGGCCCCGCCGGGCCCGCCACCCCGCCGTACGCGGCCCCGGCGATGCCCCCGCCGCCGGTCGGCGCCGCCCCGGTGCCGGGCCCGCCGCCGGTGTACGGCTACCCGGGCGCCGGCCCGGTCGGCCCGCCGCCGGCCGTGCCCGGCCCCGCCATGCCCCCGATGCCGGCCCCGGCCGGACCGGGACCGGTGCCGCCCGGTGCGCCCGTGCCCGGCGCTCCGGCCGGCCCCGGCGTGCCGACCATCGGCCCCGGCACCCAGGCCGTGATCAGCTACCGCCGCCCGGACGGCTCCGAGCAGTCCCTGGTGATGGCGAGCGAGCCCGGCACCCCGCACCCGGAGTGGAAGGCGCTCCAGGAGATGCGGCGGCTCGGCGTGCCGCCGGACCAGGTGCTGGAGTTCCACACCGAGCTGGAGCTGTGCGACCTGCCCGGCGGGTACTGCGCCCGGATGGTCAAGTCCTCCTGGCCGAACGTGCGGATCACCCACACCGTCCCGTACGGCCGCGACCGGCAGGCCCGGCAGTCCGGGATGGCGCTGCTGCTCGACCACCTGGACCAGCTGCACCAGCTGGCCGCCGCCCCGCAGCGGCCCCGGCCGGTGCACGCGCCGCTGCCGCCGCCCGGCACCGTCGCCCCGCTGCCGCCGCTCGCCCCGCAGCAGCTGGCCGCCGAACTCGGCCAGGCCTTCAACGGCGCGGTCTTCCGCTTCGAGCAGCGCGCGGTCTCCCGGCAGGGCGTGCCGGAGGCCGTCGCGCAGACCCTGATGTGGGCCGGCCTGCCGCGCGACTTCGCGCCGTTCTTCTGGGCCCAGGCCCAGGAGGGACGGCCGATCCCGACCCTCGCCGAGCTGGCCGCCGAGCGCGGCCGCCCGGCCGGTCCGGACTTCGGCGGCTACCTGGTGCTCGGCAACGACTACGGCCGGCAGCTGTGCGTCCAGTACGGCACCGCCGCGGTGGTCGCGGTCGACCTGGAGGGAACCGGCGAGCCGCCGCGCTTCGTCAACAGCGGCGTACCCGAGTTCGTCCGCTGCCTGGCCGTCCTGGGACGGATGTGGCGGCTGCGCTACGGACTCACCCCGGAGCAGGCCGGCCGCTGGACCACGGACCTCCAGGCCCAGCTGCTGGCGGCCGACCCGGCTGCCCTGCACACCCCCGAAGGCTGGTGGGCGGTGCTGCTGGAGCAGTTCTGGGACGGCCTGATGTAGCCGACCGGGGGCGGGCCCCGCGGACCGCCCCCGGCCTCGCCTGGTTGGGCTTTCGACCGTATCTGCGCAAAATAGGTCAAGTGGGCGGCCCTGGGTCGTCCCCGAACGGACAGAGATCCCGCGAGCACGGGTCCCGACAGCACGAGGGGAAGAGAGCCGATGAGCGACGCCGTCTCCCAGCACGGCTTCACGGTTGCCAGGCGCGGTTACGCGCCCGAGCAGGTCCACGGGACGCTCGCGGGGCTGACCGCGGAGCGCGACGAGGCGTGGGAACGGCTCAGCGTGCTCGGCGCGGGCCTGCGGGAGATGGAGAAGCGCCTCGCCGAGATCCTCCAGGCCAAGGAGGACGCGCCGCAGCCCGACTACGGCCGGCTCAGCGAGCAGGCCGCGGCGCTGATGGCGATCGCCGACAACGAGAGCGAGGCGGTGCGCTCCGCCGCCCTGCGCGGTGCCGGCGACATCCGCGACGACGCGGAGAAGGCCGGCCAGGCCGCGGCGCGCTCCGCCGAGGCGTACTCGGCCACCCTGCGCGGGGAGGCGGAGCAGGCCGTCCGGGAGACCGAGACCAGCAGCCGGGCCACCTCCGAGCGGATGCGCCTGGAGGCCGAGCTCGACGCCCGTGCCGCCCGGGACGCCGCGACCGCCGACGCCGCCCGCATCCGGCTGGCCGCGGCCGAGGCGGAGGAGCGCGCCGAGGCCAAGCTGGCCGAGCTGCGCCGCCGCTCGGACGAGATGTTCGCCGAGGCCGAGGCCCAGGCCGACGCCGAGGAGGCGAAGATCACCGCGGGCGCGGAGCGCCGGCTGCGCGAGGCGGAGCAGCACCGCGAGGCCGTCCTCGGCGAGATCCGCACGATCGAGGGCGCGGCCCAGACCAAGGCCGAGGACCTGCTCTCCGCGGCCCGGCTGAAGGCCGAGCGGATCCGCGTCGCCGGCGAGGCCGACCAGCGCGACTTCGCGGAGCGGCACGCGACGATGCAGGAGCAGCTGGACACCATCAAGAAGACCCTGGCTGAGCTCACCGGTGCGGCGATCGGGGCGATCGAACCGGGCCGCCGCCCGGCCGCCCTGGAGGCCGCCGCCAAGGAGGCCAACGAGCCGGAGCTGACCCTCGACCTGCTGCTGAAGAAGCCCCTCGTGGCGCCCGCGCCCGCGGCGGAGGAGACCGAGGAGACCGCCGACACCGAGGCCGGGGCCGACGTGGTTGCCGACAGCCCTGCGGAGTCCGAGGCCGAGCCGAGGATCGTCCCCAAGATCGTCATCGTGGACGACGGCATCGACCACGACACCCGCCCCAGCCACATCACCCGCCGGGGCTGACGCGGGACCGGTAGCACGACGGAGCCCCGTCCCGCCGATCGCTCGGCGGGACGGGGCTCCGTCGGTAGGGGCGGACCGCGCCGGGCATCCGGCCGTCGTCGGTCCGGCCCGGGGTGGCGAAGTCGTCATACCCGTTGTTGCCGTTCAGGCTCGGCGGATGCGGGACGCGTCGTCCTTCCGCGCGTCCGCCCGGCCCGGCGGCGTCCAAATCGATGGCTTTGTTCGCGAGAACCGACAGCAGATGTTCACCACTTCGGGATTCACCGGGGTCAGCGGCCGTTCGATTTCCACTGAGGCCCGCCGGCGACTGGACCGACGAAGTATTCGGTTGTTCATGAACGGCTGAACCTGCCACGGTCACCGGCATGAGCGTGGTTCTGGGAGACAAGTCCGGGTTCGCCGCAGAGGTCGGCGAGCCGGGCCCGCTGTGCCGGGTCGACCTCTGGGCGGCTGGAAAGTGGCTGACCTGCGACGACAACATGGCGTACGTCCCCCAGTTCCGCCGCGATGTGCTGGACACCGCCGCCTGGCTGCGGTCCGGCGAAGGTTCTTCCTTGCCGTTCGCCGGCTTCTCCGCCGAGGCCGCACACCGGCGTCTCAGGCAGCACGCGGGGGGCGACGACGAGTCCGAGGCCGACCACCAGCTGCGCAGCCGGTTTCGGTTCCTGCTCTGGGGGCCCACCACCGACAACGTGATGGCCTACTTGTTCCGCGAGGACGACCGCTTGGTGATCACGCTGGAGTTCTGGCGTGAGGAACACCTGGTCAGCCATCCCGAAGACGCCGGTTCGGTCTTCGGGATCGAGATCCCGGTCGAGGAGTTCATCGGGATCCTTGAGGGTATCGCGGCCGCGCTCGACGCCAGCTGGAGCGAGAGCCGGTCTGATCCTTCGGTGCCACCACGTGTGTCTCTCTCCCCAGGGCGGGACTGATCCGCGGAGAGGCCCGGTTCGATTACGGACTCACTCAAGCGACTCCCGAAACGGTGAACATCTGCTGTCGGTTCTCGCGAACAAAGCCACTGTTACGACTTCACCACCATCGGCTGCATCTACGGCGGTAACTGGAACGACCGGGTGGACTACGTCGAGCTGTAGTCACCGACTGTCGAACACCCGTGTGGGGCCGTCTCTGGGGGCTGGCCCCACACGGGGTGCAGGCCGGATGGTTGCGCGGCACCCGGTGTTCCCTGCGACCGGGGGAGCGAGGCTCACAGCACCTCGACGCTCGCCCCCGTCAGCCGGCGCCGGCAGTCCAGCACGTACCGCGCGTGCCGCGACACGGCCTCGTAGTCGAACTCGTCGTGGTCGGCGAGCAGCACCACCGCGTCGGCGGCGGCGAGCTCCTCCGGGGTGGCCTCCACCCGCCGTACCGAGGCCAGCGGCCCGCCCCCGTGGGCGTCGTGCTCGGCGGCGCGCTGGCCCGGGATGTGCGGCTCGGCGACGTGCACGCCCGCCACCACGTGCGGGTCGGCGGCGCGGACGTCGGCGCCCATCCGCGTCAGCAGCTCCACCACCCGGGCGGCCGGGGTCTCCCGGGCGTCGCCGGTGTTCTTCTTGTACGCGAGGCCGAGCACCAGCACCCGTGAGCCGTTGACCGACCGCTGCCGGTCGTTGAGCGCCTCGGTGAGCCGCCGCACCACGTAGTCGGGCATGTGGCTGTTGACGTCGTTGGCCAGCTCCACGAAGCGGAACGACTGCCCGAGCGCGCGCTCCACCCGCCACGACAGGTAGGAGGGGTCGATCGGCAGGCAGTGCCCGCCGACGCCCGGCCCCGGGGTGAACCGCAGGAAGCCGAACGGCTTGGTGGAGGCCGCGTCGATCGCCTCCCAGACGTCGATGCCGAGGTCGTGGGCGAACATCGCCAGCTCGTTGACCAGCGCGATGTTCACGTGCCGGAAGGTGTTCTCCAGCAGCTTGGTGAGCTCGGCCTCCTTGCACGAGGAGACCGGCACGGTGCGCTCCACCAGCTGCCCGTAGAAGCCCTCGACCGCGGCCAGGCCCTCCGCCGTGGTGCCGGAGACCACCTTGGGGGTGTTCTCCAGCTTCCACTCCGGGTTGCCCGGGTCGATCCGCTCGGGGGAGTAGCCGAGGTGGAAGTCGGCGCCGGCGCGCAGCCCCGAGCCCTGCTCCAGCAGCGGGGCGAGCAGTTCCTCCGTGGTGCCCGGGTAGGTGGTGGACTCAAGCACCACGGTGGCGCCGGGCCGCAGGTGGCGGGCGAGCAGCCGGGCCGAGGCCTCGATGTACGAGAGGTCGGGGACGCCGTCGCGCAGCGGGGTCGGCACGGTGATCACCGCGACGTCGAAGCCCGCGACGTCGGTCGCGTCGGCGGACGGCAGGTAGGAGCCGCCGTCCAGCAGCGGGCGCAGCCGCTCGGCGGGGATGTCCTCGACGTAGGACTCGCCGACCGCGAGCCGCTTGATCCGGCGCTCGTCGACGTCGTACCCGACGACCCGGTGCCCCACCTCGGCGGCCCGGACGGCCAGCGGCAGCCCGACGTAGCCCTGCCCAGCGATGACCACGCGCATGACGAAGTACCCCCTCCATCGCGAATGGTGCGCACACCCTCTCCGGGGTGGCCCCACACCTTCTTCACACGAGGGTACGGAGCCGGGGCGGGGCGCGGGCGGCTTCGCGCAAAGCGGTGGGCCGGGGGTGCCGGACGGCACCGGACGGCGGGTTGCGGACAGCGGTGAGGCCCGGGCCGCGCTCCAGGGAAGAGCGGTGGCCCGGGCCTCCACATCTGCCGGCCGCCCCCACCCAGGGCCGTCCGGCCTTCGCACTCCCGACCCCCATCGGGATGCGACGGGCCCGCTGCAGCCATCCCCCACGGTTGGGTGCGGCGGGCACGTGATCCATCCTGCGCGGTCGGCATGGACGGGCAGTGACAGGAGTATGTCGAGTTCTTGACGTTCTGCCCCGGCCCGTCCCCCTCCCGCCCGCGCCCGGCCGCCCGCTCCGCACCCCCGGCCGGCCCCCGCAGGCCGCGCCCGCGGGCCCGTCCGCCCGTGCCGGGCCCGGTTCGCGGGGGTGTCCGCGCGGCGTGCGGCGTAGGCTGGATACCCCCGGGGCGCACCGCGTGCCGGGCTGTTCGCGTTGCCCGGCCGACCGCTCGGCGCCGGGCCACTCCAGCCGTGGAGCCAACAAGCATGAGCCTGTCCGGACTGCTCGATGTCGTCGTACGGGACGCCGCCCTCGCCGAGGCGATCGAGGCGGCGGCCACGGGGCACAGGCAGCACCTCGACCTGGTGGGCCCGCCGGCCGCCCGTCCGTTCGCGATCGCGGCGCTGGCCCGGTCGCTGGCGGCGAAGGCCGGCGAGCGCGGCCGCCCGGTGCTCGCCGTGACCGCGACCGGCCGGGAGGCCGAGGACCTGGCCGCCAGCCTGCGCTCGCTGCTGCCGCCGGACGCGGTGGCGGAGTTCCCCGCCTGGGAGACCCTGCCGCACGAGCGGCTCTCGCCGCGCTCCGACACCGTCGGCCGCCGCCTGGCGGTGCTGCGCCGGATCGTCCACCCGCTCGCGGACGACGTGGCGGCCGGCCCGGTGCAGATCGTCGTCGCGCCCGTCCGGTCGGTGCTCCAGCCGCAGGTCAAGGGCCTGGCCGAGCTGGAGCCGGTGGCGCTGCAGCGCGGCGGCCGGCACGACCTGGAGGACGTGGCCCGGCGGCTCGCGGCGGCCGCGTACGCCCGGGTGGAGCTGGTCGAGAAGCGCGGCGAGTTCGCGGTGCGCGGCGGCATCCTGGACGTCTTCCCGCCGACCGAGGAGCACCCGCTGCGGGTGGAGTTCTGGGGCGACGACGTCGAGGAGATCCGCTACTTCAAGGTCGCCGACCAGCGGTCGCTGGAGATCGCCGAGCACGGCCTGTGGGCGCCGCCCTGCCGTGAGCTGCTGCTGACCGACCAGGTGCGGGCCCGGGCGGCCGAGCTGGCCGTCGAGCAGCCCGGGCTGGCCGAGATCCTGGACAAGATCGCCGAGGGCATCGCGGTCGAGGGCATGGAGTCGCTGGCGCCCGTCCTGGTGGACGACATGGAGCTGCTGCTCGACGTGCTGCCGAAGGGTTCGGTCGCGGTGGTCTGCGACCCGGAGCGGGTCCGCACCCGCGCGGCCGACCTGGTGGCCACCAGCCAGGAGTTCCTGGCGGCGTCCTGGGTGGCGGCCGCGGCCGGCGGCGACCGCCCGATCGACGTCGAGGAGATCGACGTCTCGGCGGCCTCGCTGTGGTCGCTGGCGGACGTCCGCGAGCACGCCGCCGGGATCGGCCTGCCCTGGTGGTCGGTGAGCCCCTTCGCCACCAGCGACTCGACCGTGAGCGAGATCCTGGAGTTCGACGCCGACACCCTGACGCTGGGCATGCACGCGGTGGAGGCCTACCGCGGCGACACCGCCCGCGCCATCGCCGACGCCAAGGAGCGGCTGAACGCCGACTGGCGGGTCGTCATGGTGACGGAGGGCCACGGCCCGGCCTCCCGGCTCGCCGAGGTGCTCTCCGGCGAGGGCATCCCGGCCCGGCTGGTCGCCGACCTCGCCGAGGCCCCCACCCGGGACGTCGTGTACGTCTCCTGCGGCTCGATCGAGCACGGCTTCGTCGACGAGGCGCTGAAGCTCACCGTCATCACCGAGACCGACCTGTCCGGCCAGAAGTCCTCCACCAAGGACATGCGCCGGATGCCGTCCCGGCGGCGCAACGCGATCGACCCGCTGGCGCTGGCCGCCGGCGACTACGTCGTCCACGAGCAGCATGGCGTGGGCCGGTACGTGGAGATGGTGCAGCGCACCGTGCAGGGCGCGACCCGCGAGTACCTTGTGCTGGAGTACGCGCCCGCCAAGCGGGGCCACCCCGGCGACCGGCTCTTCGTGCCGTCCGACCAGCTCGACCAGGTCACCAAGTACGTCGGCGGCGAGGCCCCGACGCTGCACCGGCTCGGCGGCGCGGACTGGGCGAAGACCAAGCAACGCGCCAAGAAGGCGGTCAAGGAGATCGCCGCCGACCTGATCAAGCTGTACTCGGCCCGGATGGCCGCCCCCGGGCACGCCTTCGGCCAGGACACCCCGTGGCAGCGCGAACTGGAGGACGCCTTCCCGTACGCCGAGACGCCCGACCAGCTCACCACCATCGGCGAGGTCAAGTCGGACATGGAGAAGTCCGTCCCGATGGACAGGCTGATCTGCGGCGACGTCGGCTACGGCAAGACCGAGATCGCGGTGCGCGCGGCCTTCAAGGCGGTGCAGGACGGCAAGCAGGTCGCCGTCCTGGTGCCGACCACGCTCCTCGTCCAGCAGCACTTCTCGACCTTCGCCGAGCGCTACGCCAACTTCCCCGTGGTGGTGAAGGCGCTGTCGCGCTTCCAGACCGACTCCGAGGCCAAGGCCGTGCTGGAGGGCCTGTTCGACGGCTCGGTGGACGTCGTCATCGGCACCCACCGGCTGTTCTCCTCGGAGACCCGCTTCAAGGACCTGGGCCTGGTCATCGTCGACGAGGAGCAGCGGTTCGGCGTCGAGCACAAGGAGCAGCTGAAGAAGCTGCGCGCCAACGTCGACGTGCTGACGATGTCGGCGACGCCGATCCCGCGCACCCTGGAGATGGCGGTCACCGGCATCCGCGAGATGTCCACCATCACCACCCCGCCGGAGGAGCGGCACCCGGTGCTGACCTTCGTCGGCCCGTACGACGAGAAGCAGATCGCCGCCGCCGTCCGCCGCGAACTCCTGCGCGAGGGGCAGGTGTTCTACATCCACAACCGGGTCGAGTCGATCGACAAGGCGGCCGCCCGGCTCAAGGAGCTCGTCCCCGAGGCGCGGGTCGCCACCGCCCACGGGCAGATGGGCGAGACCCAGTTGGAGAAGGTCGTCGTCGACTTCTGGGAGAAGGAGTTCGACGTCCTGGTCTCCACCACGATCGTCGAGTCCGGCATCGACATCTCCAACGCCAACACCCTCATCGTCGAGCGCGGCGACACCTTCGGCCTCTCCCAACTGCACCAGCTGCGCGGCCGGGTGGGCCGCGGGCGGGAGCGCGGCTACGCCTACATGCTGTACCCGCCGGAGAAGCCGCTCACCGAGACCGCGCACGAGCGCCTGGCGACCATCGCCCAGCACACCGAGATGGGCGCCGGCATGTACGTCGCGATGAAGGACCTGGAAATCCGCGGCGCGGGCAACCTGCTCGGCGGCGAGCAGTCCGGGCACATCGCCGGCGTCGGCTTCGACCTCTACATGCGGATGGTCGGTGAGGCGGTGGCCGAGTTCCGCGACCAGCTGGCGGGCGGCGACGTGCCGGAGGAGGAGCCGCTGGAGGTCAAGATCGAGCTGCCGGTCGACGCGCACGTCCCGCACGACTACGCGCCCGGCGAGCGGCTGCGCCTCCAGGCGTACCGGTCGATCGCCGCGGTGAACTCGGAGGAGGACATCGTGCTCGTTCGCGAGGAACTCACCGACCGCTACGGCAAGTTGCCCGATCCGGTGGAGAACCTGCTGATGGTGGCGGGTCTGCGGCTGTACGCCCGGCGCTGCGGGATCGGCGACATCACGCTGCAGGGCAACTTCGTCCGGTTCGGCCCGGTCGAGCTGCGGGAGTCGCAGGAGCTGCGGCTGAACCGCCTCTACCCGCGCACCCAGATCAAGGGGTCCACCTCGCAACTGCTGGTGCCCCGGCCGGTGAGCGGCGGCCGGATCGGCGGCAAGCCGCTGCTCGGGCGCGAACTGCTCGCGTGGAGCACGGAGTTCCTCACCACGATGTTCGACGACCTGGCGGGCGCCAGGCGCTGACGCCCATCCGCCGGACGGGCACGGGGTCTGGGCAAGGGGCCGGAACGCTCCCTATTGTTCACCTCAGTCAGGAGAACCATCGGACACCGCACTGGGTCCTGGCCCGGCAGGATCGGCCGGACAGGGCCCAGCCGCACCCGCCCCCGGCCTCGGCCGGGGGCCCACCCGGGAGGCCCCAAGTGATCCGCACCCGCTCCGCCCGCCGGCCCGTTCGTACGGTCGCCGGTGTCCTGCTCGCCGCCGCGGCGCTCTCCGCGTGCGGCGGCGCACCGGCCCACCAGGGGGCGGCGGCGGTGGTCGGCGACGAGCGGATCCCGATCTCCACCGTCCAGGCCAGGGTGACCGCGCTGCGCGACGCCACGGTGGTCGCCGCCGCGGGCGGCGCCGTCCCGGAGGAGAACGGCCTCGCCCGCCGCACCGTCGCCGAACTCGTCCTCGACCGGGTGATCGCCCGGGCCCTCG
The Kitasatospora paranensis genome window above contains:
- the mfd gene encoding transcription-repair coupling factor — its product is MSLSGLLDVVVRDAALAEAIEAAATGHRQHLDLVGPPAARPFAIAALARSLAAKAGERGRPVLAVTATGREAEDLAASLRSLLPPDAVAEFPAWETLPHERLSPRSDTVGRRLAVLRRIVHPLADDVAAGPVQIVVAPVRSVLQPQVKGLAELEPVALQRGGRHDLEDVARRLAAAAYARVELVEKRGEFAVRGGILDVFPPTEEHPLRVEFWGDDVEEIRYFKVADQRSLEIAEHGLWAPPCRELLLTDQVRARAAELAVEQPGLAEILDKIAEGIAVEGMESLAPVLVDDMELLLDVLPKGSVAVVCDPERVRTRAADLVATSQEFLAASWVAAAAGGDRPIDVEEIDVSAASLWSLADVREHAAGIGLPWWSVSPFATSDSTVSEILEFDADTLTLGMHAVEAYRGDTARAIADAKERLNADWRVVMVTEGHGPASRLAEVLSGEGIPARLVADLAEAPTRDVVYVSCGSIEHGFVDEALKLTVITETDLSGQKSSTKDMRRMPSRRRNAIDPLALAAGDYVVHEQHGVGRYVEMVQRTVQGATREYLVLEYAPAKRGHPGDRLFVPSDQLDQVTKYVGGEAPTLHRLGGADWAKTKQRAKKAVKEIAADLIKLYSARMAAPGHAFGQDTPWQRELEDAFPYAETPDQLTTIGEVKSDMEKSVPMDRLICGDVGYGKTEIAVRAAFKAVQDGKQVAVLVPTTLLVQQHFSTFAERYANFPVVVKALSRFQTDSEAKAVLEGLFDGSVDVVIGTHRLFSSETRFKDLGLVIVDEEQRFGVEHKEQLKKLRANVDVLTMSATPIPRTLEMAVTGIREMSTITTPPEERHPVLTFVGPYDEKQIAAAVRRELLREGQVFYIHNRVESIDKAAARLKELVPEARVATAHGQMGETQLEKVVVDFWEKEFDVLVSTTIVESGIDISNANTLIVERGDTFGLSQLHQLRGRVGRGRERGYAYMLYPPEKPLTETAHERLATIAQHTEMGAGMYVAMKDLEIRGAGNLLGGEQSGHIAGVGFDLYMRMVGEAVAEFRDQLAGGDVPEEEPLEVKIELPVDAHVPHDYAPGERLRLQAYRSIAAVNSEEDIVLVREELTDRYGKLPDPVENLLMVAGLRLYARRCGIGDITLQGNFVRFGPVELRESQELRLNRLYPRTQIKGSTSQLLVPRPVSGGRIGGKPLLGRELLAWSTEFLTTMFDDLAGARR
- a CDS encoding nucleotide sugar dehydrogenase produces the protein MRVVIAGQGYVGLPLAVRAAEVGHRVVGYDVDERRIKRLAVGESYVEDIPAERLRPLLDGGSYLPSADATDVAGFDVAVITVPTPLRDGVPDLSYIEASARLLARHLRPGATVVLESTTYPGTTEELLAPLLEQGSGLRAGADFHLGYSPERIDPGNPEWKLENTPKVVSGTTAEGLAAVEGFYGQLVERTVPVSSCKEAELTKLLENTFRHVNIALVNELAMFAHDLGIDVWEAIDAASTKPFGFLRFTPGPGVGGHCLPIDPSYLSWRVERALGQSFRFVELANDVNSHMPDYVVRRLTEALNDRQRSVNGSRVLVLGLAYKKNTGDARETPAARVVELLTRMGADVRAADPHVVAGVHVAEPHIPGQRAAEHDAHGGGPLASVRRVEATPEELAAADAVVLLADHDEFDYEAVSRHARYVLDCRRRLTGASVEVL
- a CDS encoding SUKH-4 family immunity protein: MPLQGVGPVPAPVPEGATVPLPEGFPGGPAVPPGPGTPPAGVPFPGTPAGGTPVPPPAVEHAPTVLAGPGSLPPMPPGPSAAPGGPGIEYAPTMLATDGPPGLMGLPGAPGNPAEAGGLGRSGPTAPPPPPPADLHGAAPGAGASGQLGRSGPSAPPPPPPADLRGAAGGPASGAVGRGGPGAPPPPAPSGLLGGAAPAPAPAAAPAGPSAEAAGVAYAATQLAHAVELPGGPGPAGPATPPYAAPAMPPPPVGAAPVPGPPPVYGYPGAGPVGPPPAVPGPAMPPMPAPAGPGPVPPGAPVPGAPAGPGVPTIGPGTQAVISYRRPDGSEQSLVMASEPGTPHPEWKALQEMRRLGVPPDQVLEFHTELELCDLPGGYCARMVKSSWPNVRITHTVPYGRDRQARQSGMALLLDHLDQLHQLAAAPQRPRPVHAPLPPPGTVAPLPPLAPQQLAAELGQAFNGAVFRFEQRAVSRQGVPEAVAQTLMWAGLPRDFAPFFWAQAQEGRPIPTLAELAAERGRPAGPDFGGYLVLGNDYGRQLCVQYGTAAVVAVDLEGTGEPPRFVNSGVPEFVRCLAVLGRMWRLRYGLTPEQAGRWTTDLQAQLLAADPAALHTPEGWWAVLLEQFWDGLM